The Meiothermus sp. region ATTGCGAGGAGGCCCCCGCCGACGAAGCAATCCAGATAGCCTTGTGTAGGCTGGCCGGGGCAGAGATTCTGGATTGCTTCGCATCCCACGGATGCTCGCAATGACGGGGGAAGGCTGGCATCACATACTTTGTTACCAGAGCACTAAGAATCTTTTGTCTTGGACAGAACAGTGGCCGCCGGGAAACTCGAAACCCAAGCACCCGTGGCCCACGCCCCAGTGCGTAACATGCGTCCGCCAGGGAATGGCTTATGCCACAGCCACAACGTGGAAGACGCGATTAGTCCTGGGGCGCAATCACAAACGCCGAGGCAATCTCGTCTTTCTCGCTCAGGTTCATCACCTTGACGCCACTCGTAGCCCGCCCATACTGCGCAATGCTATCAACCTTGGTGCGGATGGCAATGCCCCGGCGCGAAAGCACCAGCAGGTCTTCGTTACCCTGTACGCGCATAAGGGCAGCCAGTTGTCCTACTTTTTCGTTGGTGTTGAAGGTGATCACACCCATTCCACCCCGGCCCTGCAGGGGGTATTCGGAGACCGGGGTGCGCTTGCCGTAGCCGTGGGTTCCTACCGCCAGCACCTCGCCCTCCTCGCCTTTGGGCAGGATCACCAGCGAAACCACCCGGTCTTCTCGGCCTTCCTTGAAGCGAATTCCGGTTACGCCCTGGCTGGCTCGACCGGTAGCCCGCACATCCGAGAGCTCAAAGCGAATGGCCTGACCGCTTTGGGTAGCAAGCATTACCTGGTCGCCCTCCTGGGCAATGGCCACCCCTACCAAAGCGTCGTTCTCCACCAGATTGATGGCGATGAGGCCGGCGCTGCTGAGGTTCTGGTACTCCTTGATCTCGGTTTTCTTGATCAGCCCGTTCTTGGTAGCGAATACAAAATAGCCCTCTTGGGTCAGGTCGCGCACGTTCAGAAGCGCGGCCACCTCCTCGCCTTCCTGCAAGGGCAACAGGCTGACCACATGGGTACCCCGGGCCTGGCGGCTGGCCTCGGGTAGCTCGTGGACTTTTTCGCCGTAGACCCGGCCCCGGTTGGTAAAGAGCAGCAGGGTGTCGTGCATCGAGGCCACAAACACCGAGATGGCCTCGTCTTCTTCCTTGGTTTTGCCGGCCTGGGCCCCCATGCCGCCGCGCCCCTGGGCCCGGTAGGCCTCGAGCGGGGTGCGCTTCAAAAAACCCTGGCTGGTCAGGGTGATGACCATTTCTTCGTCTTCAATCAGGTCTTCGATGCTAAAGCCTTCCTCGAACTCGGTAATCTGGGTGCGGCGCTGGTCGCCGTACTTTTTCTTGATCTCCAGTAGCTCATTTTTGACCACCCGCCACAATCTTTTTTCATCGCCCAGAATGGACTCGAGGCGGCCAATTTCTTCCATTAGTTCGCGGTACTCCTCTTGCAGCTTGTCGCGCTCCAAACCTACCAACCGTTGCAAGCGCATGTCCAGGATGGCCTGGGCCTGAATCTCGGTCAGGCTGAAGCGGCTCATCAGCCCGGTGCGGGCCTCGGTGGCGTCCTGCGAGGCCCGGATCAGGGCGATCACCTCGTCAATATGGTCGAGGGCAATCAGAAGCCCTTCCAAAATGTGGGCGCGTTCTTTGGCCTTGCGCAGCTCGTACTCGGTGCGCCTGCGTACTACCAAGCCCCGGTGCTCGAGGTAGTAACGCATCATCTCCAGCAAGGTAAGCACCCTGGGCTCGCCTTTTACAATGGCCAGCAGGTTTACGGTGAAGCTGGTTTGCAGGCGGGTGTGCTTGTACAGCTTGTTGAGCACAACTTGGGGGTTGCTGCCCCGCTTGAGCTCTACGGCAATACGCAAACCCTGCCGGTCGGACTCATCGCGCAAGGCCGCAATTTCCTCTATCACCTTATTGCGCACCAGGCTGGCTATCTGGGCAATCAGGTCGGCCTTATTCACCTGGTAGGGAATCTCGGTAAAGACCAGCATGGCCCGCCCGTTTTTCTCCTCGTTGCGCGCCCTGGCCCGTACCTTGAGGCTACCGCGCCCGCTGGCATAGGCTTCCTTAATGCCCCGGCGCGATAATTTGGCTCCGGTGGGGAAGTCGGGGCCGGGCAGCACCTTCATAACCTCGTCCAGCGAGACCTCGGGGTTGTCGATCATCAGCACCAGCGCGTCTACTACCTCGCTTAAGTTGTGGGGCGGCAGGCTCGTGGCCATACCCACAGCAATCCCGGCAGAGCCGTTGACCAGCAGGTTGGGCAGGGCCGCCGGCAGTACCTCGGGCTGCTCCTGGGTGCCGTCGTAGTTGGGCATGAAGGGCACCGTTTCTTTGTCGAGGTCTTGTAGGAGCTCTAAGCCCATGTTCGAGAGCCGGGCCTCGGTGTAGCGTTGGGCCGCGGGGGGGTCGCCGTCGAGCGAGCCAAAGTTGCCCTGGCCGTCAATCAGGGGGTAGCGGAGGTTCCAGGGCTGGGCCAGTCGCACCAAAGTGTCGTAGATGGCCGCATCGCCGTGGGGGTGAAACTTACCCATCACCTCCCCCACAATTTTGGCGCACTTCACATGCTTACGGTTGGGCAAAACCCCGTCCTGGTAAGCGCCATACAGGATACGCCGCTGCACCGGCTTGAGGCCGTCACGCACATCGGGCAGGGCCCGGTCTACGATGACCGACATGGCGTAGTTGATGAAGCTTTGCTTGACTTCGTCGGTGATTTCAATCGGCAGGACTTGGGACATTCAATATCTCCTGTTTCGTTTTCGGCACAAAAAAAGCGCTGTGGATGCGCTTTATATCCAACGTTTGATTATACCTTATCGGGTCTTTTATGTCAAAAACATAATCGCCAATTCCTCCGCGCCGCAGAGGTGTTCTTACGGCTGCTTTGCGCTCCGGATCCAGGTCAGGTAGCAGGGTTAGCCTGGGTTTTTCGATAGGGTAGTAGGTCTTTTGTCTCGTGACGAGCATTCACAGGGCACCAAGGCATCTAACCCCCTCACCCCCTAACTGGCCAAAAACCTTACCACAAAGCCATCGGGCTAAAATCGGCGCCCAGCACCTGGCGGGGGTTGGCGGCGATCCATTGCAGCGCGGCAGCGTAGACGTTGCGGAAGTCGGTTTGGTATTTAAGCGCGTTTAGCTCGAGGTCTTCCAGGTCGGGCTCGCTACCAAACAATCCGCCCTTCACACCCCCTCCGAGCACAAACATGAGCCCACCCTCGCCGTGGTCGGTGCCAAAGGAGGCGTTCTCGGCCACCTGCCGCCCAAACTCGCTGAAGACCAGGATCATCACGTCCTTATCCCGTCCAATGGCCTTCATATCGGCGCGGAAGGCGGCGGTGGCCTGGGCCACATACCCCAGAAGCTCGGCCTGACGCGGGGGCTGCCCGGCGTGGGTGTCCCAGCCGCCCAGGGTGGTGTAGTAAACGCTGCTGCCCAGGTTGCCTGCAATCATGCGCGCAATATCGCCCATGCTTCGGCCAAAGGCATTGTCGGGGTACTGGGCGCGGTTCCTGACCTCGCGCAGTTGCCCGATTCTGTCCAGGGCTCCGCGCAGCGACAGCATCGCCTTGCGAACCTCTTCGGCCGTGCCACTGCGGGCTCGGCGGGCCTCTTTGTTGAACTCCTCCTCAAACTGCCGGGGCAGCCGAATACTGAAGGCATCAATGCTGCTGATGGCAGGGGCGCTGCGCCGTTCCCCCATCAGGGCCTGGGGGGTGGCTCCGCCCAGGAAGGTGTCGCAGAAGGGGTCGTCTTGCAGGTCGCCCCAGCGGCCCAGCCAGCCGGTTTCCTGACGGCGGGTGGGGTCGGCGGTGTGCCAGATGGAGGTGGAGATGAAGTGGCTGCGGTTGGGGTTGGGGTAGCCCACCTGGGGAATAATGGCCAGTTCGCCGTTGTTCCACATCGGCATTAGGGGCCTTAGCTCGGGGTGAAAACCCAGTTTTTGCCCATTGGCGCCCAAGTCCAGCACTTCTTCTCGTTTGATGGCGATGTTGGGGCGCAAACGATAGTACAGTTCGTTGCGGTAGGGAACCAGGGTATTGAGCTGGTCGTTGCCACCGAACAGGTTGACCACCACCAGGATTTTGTCCCTGGACTGCGCTGCCAGGGCGGTTTTGGAGAGCAGCGAGGGAGCGCCCTGCCCCAGGGCCAGGGTCAAGAGGGATTTTTGGATGAAGTCGCGTCGGTTCATGAAAACCTCGTCCCGCTAGAGTAGCTGAGCCTCCGGTTTGACCAGCGACAAAGCACCGCTGGCGTTGTCCATAAAGACCTCGAGGTCGAGGCGGCGCTCCCGGCCTGCGAAGCCCGCCAACACGTTGAGCCGGTTCAGAAAAGGTGACTCGGCCAGCCAGGCCATGCCCCCGTCCCAGCCGGCAACGTTAGGGGGGTCGAAGGGAATCTGCCCCATGGCGGCCAGGGCCTGATAAAGCCCCCGTCCGGGCCGTCCCTCAAAATCCACTTGGTTTACCCCGGCGGCGTACCACAGCCCCACCAGGTACTCCAGGGGACTTTTGATGAGGGCGTTGCGGTACTGCGGGCTGTAAAACTCGTCGCGGGTAAAGAGCCAGCGCAACAATTCGCGGGTTCCGCCACTGCGGAAAACCCGTGCGGCTTCCTGCACCAGCGGCTCCGGCGGGTCGGGGCACAGATAAAACTTCAGCAGCTTGCGCCCCACAAACTCGTAGGTCTGGGGATGGGCAATCAGAATCTCCAGCACCTCGTCGCCGGTTTGGATGCGCCGGCCCAGGAAGGTTTTTTCGCTCGGGTCGTGCCAGTTGCGGTTGAAGACGAACTCGAAGGCCACATTGGCGCTGGCCTCGCGGGGCCGCTGTCCGCCGGACAAGCGCACCGTCCAGCCGGTAAAGGCTCGGGCCGCTTCCAGAATGTCCTGTTCGGTGTAGTGGCCGGGGCCAACGGTGTAGAGCTCCAAAAGCTCCCGCGCCCAGTTTTGGTTGGGGTGCTCCTTGCGGCTCTGGGCGTTGTTGAGGTAAAGCAGCATCACCGGGTTTTTGGCGATGGCCTTCAGGAGTTCGCCGTAGGGCCCATAGCCCAGTTGTCGGAAGGTGGCAAACTGGTTCCAGAAGTCGATGCCCTGGGCCCCCATGGTCTCGCGGAACTCCGAGGTCAGGTGGCCGTGCCAGAACAGCACCATCCGCTCGGCGGCGGGGGTGGGGGTATTGAGCCAGTGGTTGAGCCAGAGCTGGCTAATCTCGCGGTGCTGCTGGCCCCGCTCGGTGCGGGTGGCGGCGGTTTTGTAGGGGGGCGCCGGAGCTGGGTCTTGTAGCAGTGAGTCCACTGCCGCTTCCAGGCCCATCTCCACCAGCTTCTGGGCCTCCTCCTTCCGCCCTCTGGCGGCAGCGCGGCGCAGCAGGTGGGTGGCTTGGGAATAGGTCAGCGCTCGAGCCATCTCTCACTCCTTCTGGATATGAACATAGCCTGCCAAGCTGAACCCAGCCTTAAGGGGCCAGGTTCTGAGGGTGCTTTGCCCATCCGCTGCTCCCTGACATAGAATCCCCGCAAAGGAGCTTGCATGAAACCCTACCGCATCGAACCCAACGGTTCATTTCGCCTCGAGCATTTCGACCCCGACGATACCAGCGCCATTGGCGGCAAACAGGAGGCCCTGGCCGCACTGGAAGCGCTAAATAAGCGACTGGAAGAACTGCAAGAGCTGCTTTTTGCCGAAGGCAAGCACAAGGTGCTGGTGGTGCTGCAGGCTATGGATGCCGGGGGTAAGGACGGCACCATCCGGGTGGTCTTCGACGGGGTAAACCCCAGCGGAGTGCGGGTGGCCAGCTTTGGTGTGCCCACCGAGCACGAGCTGGCCCGCGACTACCTCTGGCGGGTGCACCAACAGGTGCCGCGCAAAGGTGAGCTGGTTATCTTCAACCGCTCTCACTACGAGGACGTGCTGGTTGTGCGGGTCAAGAACCTGGTGCCCAAAGAGATCTGGCAGAAGCGCTACCACCATATCCGCGAGTTTGAGCGGATGCTGGCCGACGAGGGCACCACCATCCTCAAGTTCTTTTTGCACATCTCCAAGGACGAACAGCGCAAACGCCTGCAAGAGCGCCTGGACAACCCCAAAAAGCGCTGGAAGTTCCGCATGGGCGACCTCGAGGATCGCAAACTGTGGGATCAGTACCAGGAAGCCTTCGAGGACGCCATCCGCGAGACCAGTACCCTTTACGCCCCCTGGTACGTCATACCGGCCAACAAGAACTGGTACCGCAACTGGTTGGTGAGTAGCATCCTGGTCGAAACCTTAGAGGGCCTGCAGATGCGGTATCCAGAGCCCGAGGTGGGATTGGAAAGGCTTACCGTCGAGTGACGAAAGTTGGTTTTCACCAAGCGCTGTCTCGAAGTAGAGCCGTAACAGGATCCACAAGTTATACCGGATTCAAAAAGATACTCTTCAAAACCAAAAACCCAGAGGCTATCTTTTTGAATCCTAGAGCACACCCCTCCCTGACGGTCGGCGAAAAAAACGTCTCCCTTCCAAGGGGCGGTATCGCCCTCCGCTACGCGGATAACTTCGGTCGGGGTAGTTCGCCACCATTCGGTGACGAACTACCCGAATCTGGTATTACGCCCGCACCATCACCTTGGCTTCGGAGATGGTCGTACCCCGATTGGAGGCCAGCAGGTCAAGCTCGAGGCTCTCGACCTCGGGCAGTTCTTCGACCAGCCTCGAGACCCGTAGCAGAATATCCTGCAGGCTTTCCAAATGGGCTTTTCCGGCAAGGGGCTCGAGCATTTCCAACGCTTCTCTATCGGTGAGGGGCGCTATGCGAATGCCCAGCGGCTGCTCGCCCAACGGCAGTCCGGTGAGGGCCAGCGTCAACACCGCGCCAAACAGCGGGTCGCTCCTGACCCGCAGGGCCAGGGCAATACCCTCACCACTGCCGATTTTCAGGCCAAAATAGCCCAGCAGTTGCTCGGTCTGGGCTGGGCTCAAAAGGCCCCTGGCGCTTCCTACCAAAGCACGGGCCGGGTCTTCTTGTACCCCGTGGTCGGGAATCTCTCCCGGTGGGGTCTTGCGCCACTGGGCATAGGCGTAGGCGGCAGCCAGCGCCCGCCCGGCCGACTCGGGGAAGCGGTACGAGGGCACCTGCTCCGCACCCAGCCGTACACGGGGCCGCCCAGCGGTCATGAGACAGGTCAGAACGGGGATGTTCACCCCTTTGGTTCTGGCCTCGTTCAAAGCGGTGCGAAGAGCCCCGGTGACCTCTTCCAGGGTGGCATAGCCCAGGGGCACAAACAAGGCAATAGCCGCATCGTAGCCACCGGCCAGCAGTTCCCGGGCCGCCTGTAGGTAATCTTCGGCAGAGGCCCTCGAGCCCAGGTCGCGCACCTCGCCGGTAAGCCCCTCGGCCTCGAGGGCCTCCTTGGCCAGGTAGGCCGGCCCCGAGGCGTTGCTCAGAAGGATCACCCGGGGGCCTTCCGGCAAGGGCTGGTGGGCCAGCATGGCCGCAATATCGAACATCTCCTCCAGGTTCTCGGCCCGCACCACCCCGGTTTGTTTGAACAAGGCCTCCACCACCGGGTCGCGCCCTGGTCGCACAGCCAGGATGGGCTTTTTACGCCCCACCCGCTTGGCCAGCCGGGCAAAGCGCCTCGGGTTGCCAAACGACTCCACATACAAAAGAATCAGGCCGGTTTCGGGGTCTTCCTCCCAGTACTGGATCAGGTCGTTGGAAGAGATATCCACCTTGGCCCCCAGCGACACGAAATTGGAAAACCCCAGGCCCATCTCGCGGGCATATTCCAGCACCGCCAGCCCCACCGCGCCGCTCTGGCTGGACATGGAAATGCGGCCTCTGAGCGGTAGCCGGGAGGCCAGGCCTGCACAAAGCTGTACGTCCGGGCTGGTGCTCATCAGGGCCAGCGAGCCCGGCCCCAAAAGCCGCATCCCGTAGTGGCGGCAGGTCTGCACCAGGGTCTTGATCTGGGCTGGCTCCATGTCGGTGGTCACCACCATCAAGGCCCGTACCCCCCGCTGCCCGCAGGCCTCGGCCGCTTCCTGCACGTTGTCACGTGGGGTGGTGATGATGGCCAGGTCAATCGGGCCCGGTACCGCCTTGACCGAGGTATAGGCCAACATCGAACCCACCACCGGCACCTCGCCTGCGGCTAGAGTGGCAGCGGTGTTGACCGGATAGACCGGGCCTTGAAAGCGGTTCAGCACCAGGTGCTCCAGCACCTGATAGCCCACGCTGCTCGGGTCGCGGGAGGCCCCCACCACGGCCACCCCCTTCGGGCGTAAGACCGGCATCAGCGAGGCCACCGTGGCCACCCGCTCGCGCAGTTCGAACTTGGCGATCATTTCCGGGTTGGGTTCTATTTCGAAGCTGACCTCAACCTCGCCCGATTCATTGTGCGCCTCAACCTTGAAGCCGCTGGCTTTGAACACATCCAGCATCTGTTTGTTCTCGGCCAGGGTGAACGCATGGAAACGCCGGATACCTCGCTGCACCCCAATCAGGGCCAGCCGCTCGAGCAAGAGCGAGCCCAGGCCCTTCCCCTGATACCAGTCATCCACCAGAAAAGCTACCTCGGCCGAGGTTGAACCCGGCCCTTCCTGCACATACTCGCCGGTAGCGATGATGCGCTCGGGGTCGCCTGTAAGCACCACCAGCGTGACCTTGTCTTCGCCTTCGGGTTTTTTGAGCAG contains the following coding sequences:
- the gyrA gene encoding DNA gyrase subunit A, producing the protein MSQVLPIEITDEVKQSFINYAMSVIVDRALPDVRDGLKPVQRRILYGAYQDGVLPNRKHVKCAKIVGEVMGKFHPHGDAAIYDTLVRLAQPWNLRYPLIDGQGNFGSLDGDPPAAQRYTEARLSNMGLELLQDLDKETVPFMPNYDGTQEQPEVLPAALPNLLVNGSAGIAVGMATSLPPHNLSEVVDALVLMIDNPEVSLDEVMKVLPGPDFPTGAKLSRRGIKEAYASGRGSLKVRARARNEEKNGRAMLVFTEIPYQVNKADLIAQIASLVRNKVIEEIAALRDESDRQGLRIAVELKRGSNPQVVLNKLYKHTRLQTSFTVNLLAIVKGEPRVLTLLEMMRYYLEHRGLVVRRRTEYELRKAKERAHILEGLLIALDHIDEVIALIRASQDATEARTGLMSRFSLTEIQAQAILDMRLQRLVGLERDKLQEEYRELMEEIGRLESILGDEKRLWRVVKNELLEIKKKYGDQRRTQITEFEEGFSIEDLIEDEEMVITLTSQGFLKRTPLEAYRAQGRGGMGAQAGKTKEEDEAISVFVASMHDTLLLFTNRGRVYGEKVHELPEASRQARGTHVVSLLPLQEGEEVAALLNVRDLTQEGYFVFATKNGLIKKTEIKEYQNLSSAGLIAINLVENDALVGVAIAQEGDQVMLATQSGQAIRFELSDVRATGRASQGVTGIRFKEGREDRVVSLVILPKGEEGEVLAVGTHGYGKRTPVSEYPLQGRGGMGVITFNTNEKVGQLAALMRVQGNEDLLVLSRRGIAIRTKVDSIAQYGRATSGVKVMNLSEKDEIASAFVIAPQD
- a CDS encoding DUF1501 domain-containing protein, producing MNRRDFIQKSLLTLALGQGAPSLLSKTALAAQSRDKILVVVNLFGGNDQLNTLVPYRNELYYRLRPNIAIKREEVLDLGANGQKLGFHPELRPLMPMWNNGELAIIPQVGYPNPNRSHFISTSIWHTADPTRRQETGWLGRWGDLQDDPFCDTFLGGATPQALMGERRSAPAISSIDAFSIRLPRQFEEEFNKEARRARSGTAEEVRKAMLSLRGALDRIGQLREVRNRAQYPDNAFGRSMGDIARMIAGNLGSSVYYTTLGGWDTHAGQPPRQAELLGYVAQATAAFRADMKAIGRDKDVMILVFSEFGRQVAENASFGTDHGEGGLMFVLGGGVKGGLFGSEPDLEDLELNALKYQTDFRNVYAAALQWIAANPRQVLGADFSPMALW
- a CDS encoding DUF1800 family protein, which encodes MARALTYSQATHLLRRAAARGRKEEAQKLVEMGLEAAVDSLLQDPAPAPPYKTAATRTERGQQHREISQLWLNHWLNTPTPAAERMVLFWHGHLTSEFRETMGAQGIDFWNQFATFRQLGYGPYGELLKAIAKNPVMLLYLNNAQSRKEHPNQNWARELLELYTVGPGHYTEQDILEAARAFTGWTVRLSGGQRPREASANVAFEFVFNRNWHDPSEKTFLGRRIQTGDEVLEILIAHPQTYEFVGRKLLKFYLCPDPPEPLVQEAARVFRSGGTRELLRWLFTRDEFYSPQYRNALIKSPLEYLVGLWYAAGVNQVDFEGRPGRGLYQALAAMGQIPFDPPNVAGWDGGMAWLAESPFLNRLNVLAGFAGRERRLDLEVFMDNASGALSLVKPEAQLL
- a CDS encoding AMP/ADP-polyphosphate phosphotransferase: MKPYRIEPNGSFRLEHFDPDDTSAIGGKQEALAALEALNKRLEELQELLFAEGKHKVLVVLQAMDAGGKDGTIRVVFDGVNPSGVRVASFGVPTEHELARDYLWRVHQQVPRKGELVIFNRSHYEDVLVVRVKNLVPKEIWQKRYHHIREFERMLADEGTTILKFFLHISKDEQRKRLQERLDNPKKRWKFRMGDLEDRKLWDQYQEAFEDAIRETSTLYAPWYVIPANKNWYRNWLVSSILVETLEGLQMRYPEPEVGLERLTVE
- a CDS encoding GNAT family N-acetyltransferase produces the protein MPQRYIPPPTPQYALESGPILLKDGRTATLRPARPEDRPLFVEFLERLSPQARTFRFFSEVRPETAADLLLKKPEGEDKVTLVVLTGDPERIIATGEYVQEGPGSTSAEVAFLVDDWYQGKGLGSLLLERLALIGVQRGIRRFHAFTLAENKQMLDVFKASGFKVEAHNESGEVEVSFEIEPNPEMIAKFELRERVATVASLMPVLRPKGVAVVGASRDPSSVGYQVLEHLVLNRFQGPVYPVNTAATLAAGEVPVVGSMLAYTSVKAVPGPIDLAIITTPRDNVQEAAEACGQRGVRALMVVTTDMEPAQIKTLVQTCRHYGMRLLGPGSLALMSTSPDVQLCAGLASRLPLRGRISMSSQSGAVGLAVLEYAREMGLGFSNFVSLGAKVDISSNDLIQYWEEDPETGLILLYVESFGNPRRFARLAKRVGRKKPILAVRPGRDPVVEALFKQTGVVRAENLEEMFDIAAMLAHQPLPEGPRVILLSNASGPAYLAKEALEAEGLTGEVRDLGSRASAEDYLQAARELLAGGYDAAIALFVPLGYATLEEVTGALRTALNEARTKGVNIPVLTCLMTAGRPRVRLGAEQVPSYRFPESAGRALAAAYAYAQWRKTPPGEIPDHGVQEDPARALVGSARGLLSPAQTEQLLGYFGLKIGSGEGIALALRVRSDPLFGAVLTLALTGLPLGEQPLGIRIAPLTDREALEMLEPLAGKAHLESLQDILLRVSRLVEELPEVESLELDLLASNRGTTISEAKVMVRA